The DNA region TAAGAGTATTGCCATTATTGGTTTATCTCCAGATCCAACCAAAGATAGCCATAAAGTAGCACGCTACTTACAAGAACGTGGGTTTAAAATTTATCCGATCTATCCTAAAGAAGAGATGATTTTAGGTGAAAAAGTTTACCGAACTCTTTTAGATATTCCTGAGAGTGTGGATATGGTAGACATGTTCCGCAAGCCTGAAATTGCGGATGGTTTGATCGAAGAAGTTTTAAAAAAAGGTGATGTAAAAGTCTTTTGGTTACAACTGGGCATCGTCAACAATCAAGCGTGTACAAAAGCACATGAAAATGGCTTGATTGCAGTACAAAATCGATGTACCAAAGTAGAATATGAAAGGTTAATGAAATAAAATGATAGCTCTTAGTGAAATAGTCAAAGCAAAACGACAACTTAACAATGTTATTACCCAAACGCCGTGTTCTTTAGCGCCTCATTTAAGTGAGGAAGTAGGAGCGCAAGTCTATCTTAAAAAAGAGAATCTCCAAATTACAGGGGCTTATAAACTCAGAGGTGCTTACAATAAAATAGCCTCTTTAACCAAAGAAGAGCGCAAAAAAGGTGTTATTGCGGCAAGTGCAGGCAATCATGCGCAAGGTGTTGCCTACTCTGCGCGTAGCTTTGGCATTAAAGCAACCATTGTTATGCCTGAAGCGACTCCTCTTTTAAAAGTCACGGGAACTAAAGATTTGGGTGCAGAAGTGATACTCAGTGGTGATAATTACGATGAAGCGTACGCATATGCGCTAACATATGCCAATGAGCATAGCTTAACGTTTATTCATCCTTTTGAAGATGACAAAGTCATAGCAGGTCAAGGCACTGTTGCATTAGAAATGATGGATGAAGTGAATGACCTTGACATTATTGTTATTCCAATAGGCGGAGGAGGACTCATCAGCGGCATGGCTTCGGCTATCAAGCAAATTGATCCTAAAATCAAAGTCATTGGCGTCAATGCTTCGGGCGCTCCTGCGATGTTTGAGTCCTACTGTGCTAAAAAAGCGATTAATTCTAAAAGTGTACGTACCATTGCTGATGGTATCGCAGTACGGGATGTGAGTGAATCCAATTTAGCCCATATTTTAGAGTGTGTGGATGAAGTAGTCACGGTGGATGACGAAGAGATAGCTGCAGCCATTTTATTCTTGCTTGAACGCCAAAAATTAGTCGTTGAAGGCGGAGGTGCTGCGAGTGTCGCCGCCATTATGCATCAAAAATTCGCCTACACGAAAGATATGAAAATAGGCGCGGTTTTAAGTGGTGGAAATATTGATGTACAGATGCTTTCAATCATCATTGAAAAAGGTCTCATCAAATCACACCGCAAAATGAAATTGGTGATTACGCTGATTGATAAACCGGGCTCACTGATGCGCCTGACAGACCTATTTAAAAATGCCAATGCCAATATTATCCAGATTGATTATGACCGATTCTCAACAACACTGTCGTATGGTGATGCACAAATAACCATTATGCTAGAAACTAAAGGACTTGAGCATCAAAAGATGATTCGTACGCTTTTAGAAGAGGCTGGGTATCTCTTTAAGGAAGAGGTTTAAAAGAAGAGAGTGAGGCTATAAAACCTCACTCTTTAGTTCAGTTGTTCGTACGCTTTTAAAAGTCTTTCTCTGAGTTGATCAGAAAGAGCTTCTCCTTCTACACAATACTCTTTGAGAAAATCATCTAAATGACTTAAAAGATCAAAAAGGTCAGCTTCGATCTCTTTTGAGCTCTTTTTCTTGGCCATCATGGTTTCAAAAAAGACCAATTTACGAATAAAATTAGAGAGCAATTCAAGTGCTTCTTCTTCTTTTTTTCCCTCTATCAGTTTAAAGGGACGTTCAATGGGTGATTTGGAACTATCAAGGCTCTGTTTAATTTCACGCACATGTTCTTGAATAATAGCTGAAAATTTTGCATAACGATCATAGGCACTCTCATCCGCAAAAGAATCAAATTTATTGGTTAACTTGCCTATCTGTTTTATCAAAATAAACGCCACCATCGCAACAACCATCACAACAGGAATTAATTGCTCCATCATTTCTTATCCTTACATGTAAAACAAAATCAATGTGATAAGATTTGCTCCAAAAAGAGTTTAAGACGATCGGACTCAGGATTTTGGAAAAACTCTTCAGGTGTGTTCTCTTCAACGATTTGACCGGCATCCATAAAAATGATTCTATCAGCCACTTTTTTTGCAAAGCCCATTTCATGAGTAACACACACCATTGTTTTATCTTCACGTGCTAATTCTATCATAACATCCAAAACTTCAGCAACCATTTCAGGGTCAAGGGCAGAAGTTGGCTCATCAAAGAGCATTATCTTAGGGTTTTTACACAAACTACGTGCTATTGCCACACGTTGTTGTTGTCCTCCTGAGAGTTGATTGGGGAATTTATGGGCTTGGTTAGCAATGCCAACACGCTCTAGGTATTTCATTGCCATGGCTTCTGCTTCTTTACGTGGCATTTTTCTAACCCAAAGAGGTGCTAATGTCAGGTTGTCTAAAATCGTTAAATGAGGGAAGAGGTTGAAGTGTTGAAATACCATAGCCACTTCTTCACGAATCGCTTTGATCTTTTTAACATCGTTAACAAGCTCAATGCCATCAACCAAAATACTACCTTCTTGGAATTGTTCAAGGTAATTAATACAACGAATGAGGGTTGATTTACCTGACCCTGAAGGTCCACAGACAACGATGATTTCACCTTTATTGATGGTAAGGTTAATATCTTTTAAAACGTGAAAATCCCCGTACCATTTGTTTAAGTTTTTAATTTCTATGATTTCTTTTCTATCTTTCATCTTCTATCCTATCTCAAATTGGTATTAAATCGTTTTTCAAGCTTTTGGCTAAAGTTAGACATTGAGTAACAAAAGAACCAAAAGATAAAGGTAACAAACACATAGCCTTCAGTCTCATAACCCAACCAATACGAATCAGCAGCACTTAAACGTACCATGGCGAGGAGATCAAAGAGTCCAATAATAAGTACCAACGTTGTATCTTGGAAAAGAGCAATGGAAACGCCTACAAGGTTAGGAATAGCTACTTTGAGGGCTTGAGGCAATATGACTAAAAACATTTTTTGCCAATAAGAAAGGCCTATCGCATCAGCAGCTTCATACTGTCCTTTCGGAATAGATTGAAGTCCACCGCGGATATTTTCAGCGATATAAGCTGATTCAAACAATGCGATACCAATGAGCGCACGTAGAAGTTTGTCAAAAGAGATACCTTCAGGAAAAAAGAGTGGCAAAATAATCGATGACATAAAGAGAATTGTGATCAGTGGCACACCACGAATAAACTCAATGTAAGTCACACTGATACTTTTTATAATCGGCAAATGAGATGCTCGACCTAGAGCCAAAATAACACCAATGGGGAATGCTGCGACAATACCTACCGCGGCAACCACAATGGTCAGCATTAGTCCACCCCATTTATCGGTTGGGACAACTTGCATGCCAAAAAAGCCACCGTGGACCAAGAAAAAACCGATGATAAAATAGACATGTGCCAACACAATTTTTGCTACTGAGTTTTTAAGGTACTTAAAAGATGCAAGCAAGACGAAAAAAAGTATATAAATACTATTGACTCTCCATCTAAGTTCTGAAGGGTAGAAGCCATACATAAACATATCGATCTTCATGCGTATAAAGACCCAACATGCACCGCCACTGACACAATCTTCACGTGTCGTCCCAGCAAAGTTTGCATTGACGTACGCCCATTTAATAAAAGGAGGAATGATCCAAAAAAGAATCATCACACCTAAAAGCGTCAAGGCGACATTCATTGGTGAAGAGAAAAGGTTTTCTCGAATCCAAAAGGTAGCTCCTTTGGTATTGATAGGAGCTTTACGTTCTTGTTTTTTTTCATAAATTGCCATATTAACGCTCCTGAATCTTCATTTTGTGGTTAAACCAGTTGAGTATTGCTGAGACAATTAAACTGATGATGAGATAAACGAGCATGGTCATCGAAATGATCTCAATCGCTTGCCCCACCTGATTCAGAGATGTGCCTGCAAAAACAGTCACAATTTCAGGATAACCAACGGCTGTTGCCAAAGAGGAGTTCTTAATAAGGTTAAGATACTGATTGATAATTGGAGGAATTGCAATACGGATCGCTTGGGGAAGAATAACCAATTTTAAAGATTGGTATGGACTAAAACCCATCGAAGCTGCTGCTTCTTTTTGACCATGTCCTACGGCCTCAATACCTGAACGAACTGCCTCAGCAATAAATGTTGCCGTATAGATCGTTAATGCAAATGTGAGTGCCAAAAACTCAGGTGAGAGTGTTTTGCCACCTTTGAAGTTAAAGCCTACGAGTTCTGGAAAATTAAAATTAAGATGAGTTCCACCAATAAAATATGCAAGGATAGGGAAAACAATAAACATTCCTATTGCAAAAGGGTAGACCATAAAATCTTGCCCTGTTAGAACTTTACGTTTATTTGCCCATGCGTTAAGTGCAAAAGAGGCACAAAGTGCCAGAAAAAGACTTGCAAGCATGACAAAAAAGGTAGTATTGTACTCAGGTTGGGGGAAATAGAGACCTCTGTTATTAATAAAAATTGTATCAAAAAAGTTGAAACTCTGTTTAGGATTTGGCATAGAGCGAAGAACAACGTTATACCAAAAGAGTATTTGAAGAAGAAGAGGTATATTTCTAAAAAAATCGACATACGATTTTGCAAGTTTTGCAATCAACCAGTTGCGCGATAGTCTCAATATGCCTATAATGAGTCCTACAATGGTTGCACAAAGGATACCAACAAAAGCTATGATAAGTGTATTTAAAAGTCCTACAACAAAAACACGTCCATGGGTACTCTCTTCTGAGTACGCAATAGGAGATTGATCGATACCAAATCCAGCTGTGCCATTCAAAAAGCCAAAGCCTGTTTGAATGCCTCTTTGTTCTATATTGGCGACAGTGTTGGTGCCAATATACCACAAAAAAGCAACCAAGCCAATAACGGTTAATAATTGGAAAAGAATTCCTCGAATCTTTTGATTTCTCAAAAGTGCTAGCATACGTGTCCTTTATACGTTAAGATTAAGGGCAGAATGATCTGCCCTCAGTGTTTTACTGTTTTTTAATCTACTATCTAAAAGGAGGAGCGTATTGTAAGCCGCCTTGATTCCAAAGAGCGTTATAACCTCTTTTAATTTTCAGTGGAGAGCCTTCGCCTACAGTACTTTCAAATGACTCACCGTAGTTACCGACTTGCTTGACGATGTTATAAGCAAAATCTTTTTTAAGACCTAAATTCTCACCCATTTGACCTTCAACACCTAAAAGACGTTTAATGTCTGGATTGTCAGATTTAAGCATTGCATCAACATTTTTGCTCGTTACGCCAGATTCTTCTGCAGTAACCATCGCATAAAATGACCATCTCACGATATCAAACCATTTACCATCACCTTTACGAACAACAGGTCCTAAAGGCTCTTTAGAGATAACTTCAGGAAGTACGATTGAATCTTCAGGTTTTAAAAGTTTGATTCTCAAGCCGTAAAGTTGTGATTG from Sulfurospirillum diekertiae includes:
- a CDS encoding amino acid ABC transporter ATP-binding protein, with the protein product MKDRKEIIEIKNLNKWYGDFHVLKDINLTINKGEIIVVCGPSGSGKSTLIRCINYLEQFQEGSILVDGIELVNDVKKIKAIREEVAMVFQHFNLFPHLTILDNLTLAPLWVRKMPRKEAEAMAMKYLERVGIANQAHKFPNQLSGGQQQRVAIARSLCKNPKIMLFDEPTSALDPEMVAEVLDVMIELAREDKTMVCVTHEMGFAKKVADRIIFMDAGQIVEENTPEEFFQNPESDRLKLFLEQILSH
- a CDS encoding amino acid ABC transporter permease, which gives rise to MLALLRNQKIRGILFQLLTVIGLVAFLWYIGTNTVANIEQRGIQTGFGFLNGTAGFGIDQSPIAYSEESTHGRVFVVGLLNTLIIAFVGILCATIVGLIIGILRLSRNWLIAKLAKSYVDFFRNIPLLLQILFWYNVVLRSMPNPKQSFNFFDTIFINNRGLYFPQPEYNTTFFVMLASLFLALCASFALNAWANKRKVLTGQDFMVYPFAIGMFIVFPILAYFIGGTHLNFNFPELVGFNFKGGKTLSPEFLALTFALTIYTATFIAEAVRSGIEAVGHGQKEAAASMGFSPYQSLKLVILPQAIRIAIPPIINQYLNLIKNSSLATAVGYPEIVTVFAGTSLNQVGQAIEIISMTMLVYLIISLIVSAILNWFNHKMKIQER
- a CDS encoding CoA-binding protein, yielding MECDISNISMPGDAGIKDIFSMCKSIAIIGLSPDPTKDSHKVARYLQERGFKIYPIYPKEEMILGEKVYRTLLDIPESVDMVDMFRKPEIADGLIEEVLKKGDVKVFWLQLGIVNNQACTKAHENGLIAVQNRCTKVEYERLMK
- a CDS encoding amino acid ABC transporter permease; this encodes MAIYEKKQERKAPINTKGATFWIRENLFSSPMNVALTLLGVMILFWIIPPFIKWAYVNANFAGTTREDCVSGGACWVFIRMKIDMFMYGFYPSELRWRVNSIYILFFVLLASFKYLKNSVAKIVLAHVYFIIGFFLVHGGFFGMQVVPTDKWGGLMLTIVVAAVGIVAAFPIGVILALGRASHLPIIKSISVTYIEFIRGVPLITILFMSSIILPLFFPEGISFDKLLRALIGIALFESAYIAENIRGGLQSIPKGQYEAADAIGLSYWQKMFLVILPQALKVAIPNLVGVSIALFQDTTLVLIIGLFDLLAMVRLSAADSYWLGYETEGYVFVTFIFWFFCYSMSNFSQKLEKRFNTNLR
- the ilvA gene encoding threonine ammonia-lyase; its protein translation is MIALSEIVKAKRQLNNVITQTPCSLAPHLSEEVGAQVYLKKENLQITGAYKLRGAYNKIASLTKEERKKGVIAASAGNHAQGVAYSARSFGIKATIVMPEATPLLKVTGTKDLGAEVILSGDNYDEAYAYALTYANEHSLTFIHPFEDDKVIAGQGTVALEMMDEVNDLDIIVIPIGGGGLISGMASAIKQIDPKIKVIGVNASGAPAMFESYCAKKAINSKSVRTIADGIAVRDVSESNLAHILECVDEVVTVDDEEIAAAILFLLERQKLVVEGGGAASVAAIMHQKFAYTKDMKIGAVLSGGNIDVQMLSIIIEKGLIKSHRKMKLVITLIDKPGSLMRLTDLFKNANANIIQIDYDRFSTTLSYGDAQITIMLETKGLEHQKMIRTLLEEAGYLFKEEV